The Oryza glaberrima chromosome 5, OglaRS2, whole genome shotgun sequence DNA segment GTCGCTGTGTCGACTGCTCGTTTGCTACTTACGCCGAGCGGCGCGTGCCCCCGCCATGTGACGGTTTTGGAGCATGTACTGTACAAACTAGTAGCACAAGCCAGCGGCAGTGGAGTTCTCCCGTGGCCAGACAGCGCGCACCGCAGAGTATTACAAGTGGCGCGCTAGATGCTGCATGCTGTCTGCTGCTCGGCCGTTTCCTCCTTCCTGCAACGATCGATCCAGATCCGGTCCACGGGTAGCACCGTGCGGTGTCTCGCTGCTTGTTCTGGGGCTTGCACACCAACGTTGCACCGCACTTGTACCTTTGGGTtatgtggcaattaattatcTGTCACTCGTTGTCTATAATATATAGGTCTAGTGGTAAATAATTTAACACCACtcataagagtggcaaatagttaattattcttaGGGTTCGGGATATCTCACTGCTTGTAGCTTGTGCTGGGCCTTGTACATGCGCttggtttctttcttttttcgtcGATTTGTAATATACGTTTGTTGAGCCTATAGATGTTCTGGGATATTGTTTGATTTCGTCGATTTTACTGCACCGATTGGTTTTCCACTCAAACTGGTTTGCCATCTTTGTTCTCACGTTTTCATCGGTTTCCAAATTTCTGCTCAAACAGGTTTTCATTGGAAACAGATCAAAATTCTTTTGCTTTTTTGCTCAAAACCGGATGTTgggattcttttttctttttttttttggacgaggATTAGGATTCAAATTTCGATTTGGGAATATTTATTGGTTCAAGAATTTCATTATTTTGCTGATGCACGTATCCTTCAAATGGTACTGATGTACGTTCACTTTATCAGGAAATTGGAATGGATGAGAAAGGCGGAACTAGGCTCTGTTCTGCTTTTATTATCTCCATCAGCAACAATTCAAGAAGATAATTAACGGTAATCTTCCTAAACAACTAAAGGAAGGCCTCCACAGGGAATTGAATCTGTGGTTAGCGTGATCTCGCTAGAAGAGAAGGACgaggtaaaaaaaacacataacaTCAACATTTAAATTACTAGGATACTGAACTGTATTATAAAGTACTGATGTATAAATCATTTAACCTCCATTGTGTCATAGAAATATCGGCAAGGTCAAAAATTGGTGACAAAACCTTGCTACGCTACAGAAACCTGAGCTTGTGAAAATAGCCGAACAAATATAAcgatgctctctctctctaaaaaaaatgatgctgTATGCAAAAATAGTTGTTTCCGAAGGTATGCAAAAATTGTATTATCCAAGTCTAATAGAGCTTCAGTTGGCAAAATGCAGGGCGGTGAACAACACCATCCTAGTTCAATTTATAGGCTGCTTGAGTCCCTTCCATAGATGAACCGCCTGCCCCAATCAGATACTACCAGCATCCTGGTGCGCCAGCTGAATTGCTTACTGCATTCCATAAGAGCAAAACGCCATTAAAAACTCTACACGACACGTCCATACATGCGAGGGAAGATGAAGTGCAGAAAGGAAGACAAGCATGTTCAGTAGGGTGGCATTATTAATACCTGGCATAGACAGAATACCATAGCCATTGGGTGCTGTGACCAACATGTATCCAATCACCCGGCAATTGAGCGGCTGTTTGCTCTCCACCCAGTGGAGCAAACTGGCCAAGGTGCCTGTACCTGTAAATCATAAAGGGCGACCATTAGGGACTGCTGTATTCTGGATGCCATGCAAAAGAAATCTCGTGTATCAGCAATATGTGACAAGATTGGtaggcttttgtttggtttgctcCACTGGGTGGAGCAAAAAACTTTGGTTTGGCAATGCCAATTGTTTTTAGCTACCAACCAGTTAGATGACTAATTTATTGGTGTTGTCGATTTCTTGGCATAGTTGATTGGAGTCATAAACAAAAAAAGTTCATCCGTAAATCCATATCAACATGATCAGCAGTGTTTAAGTGCCTAATGTATGTATGCTAAGAGAGCAAGGGAAAACAAACCTGAAAGGTTTGAACCGATGACGCCCTGTGCCTCTGATCCTCAACGGACCTTCAGGGTTCTCTTCACAGTATTTCATCTTGTTGAAGCAGTTTGCCAGATAGGCTCCCTCTTGTGAAGCAACCTGAAGTGCCAAACGAAAATTCAGAATACATGAAACGGTTTGTAGATATTCAAGGACACATCAATTTGACATATAAAATGCCAAACaaaaatttactccctccattcaaaagTCTAAGGCACTTTTTTTGTCACTAAGATCAAGAAATTACCTCATCCACCATGTGACAAAACCACaaaaatttactccctccattcagaAGTCTAAGGCACTTTTTTTGTCACTAAGATCAAGAAATTACCTCATCCACCATATGTGACAAAACCAAGGAACTATATACATCCATACAACCAATGAGTAGTAAGATGGTTCTTTGTGTTTGGGTCAACAATTTAATTTGGcacataaagactacaaatataCCCAATCTCATTTGGAAAACATATAATGGTTTGTAGATATTTAAGGACACATCAATTTGACATATATTGCAACAGATTTCTTTCCCTATGTGCAAAGTGCAAACTCTCTAATGGTAGACATGAATAATTACCTGAGCTGTTGCTGGGAGCATCTTAACTTGCGAGTCCACTCGAGCAAGGGCTTTCTTGAATTCCTCTATGTTCAGCTCTTTTGACTCCTTAATAGCATTCCCGTCTGAATCTTTGAGTAGGTCATGGAAGTCCTTCATTTGGTTAGTTTTAAGGTACAACTCAACCTGTGGGTACCTTTCATAGATGTCGCCAAgaacatttttaattttcttgacAGTCAAAGAGCCAGAATTGTCCTTGTCTGCTACCCGGAAAATTGAAGCAATATCTTCCTGAATATACATATCAACACAATCCATTAAGAATGTCAGAAATTCATAAACAAAAGTAGTTGACAATACATGAAATTTGTTTGCTAAACAATTACTAGCATTTATGTTAAGATGGCATTAACACTACAACAGGTAGATGCTAGATCATGTCAATCTTGCCTTTCTCACAAAAAGAATTTGAAGTAGGAACTGAAAACATCCTCCAAAAATTTTGAAGTTGGTTCAGAAAGGAACACCACGGTGTAAATCTTTATAACTATAATAGTGATATGTTTGAGATGGCTAAACAGCTTCACACAAAGTTGCCGTCTTTAAACCATAATAATTTCAgcatttgtaattttttatatttaatcataTGAACTTATTATCAAAACAAAGACTTAGATATAATTAACTGGCAACTTAACACTGAAAAGGGCTAATTGCTGTACATAGGCCACTATTTGAAATTCAATTATGCTAGCTTAGTATTCTAGAGAGCAGGCGAtgaaacatgttaaattataattataccATAACATATCGAGATGTTCTTGCCAATGACAAAATATGGTGCATTCTTTACTTGAACAAAAAATATGGTATCTTTGCATTGAGAAGTACACACATACCATAACTTTTCTTTGAGTTATTGTCGCGCAATCACCGAGAGCATATACATCATCACATCCATGAACCCTGAGCCATTCATCAGTAGCTAGCACTCGTCGGTTTGCCTACAAATTAAATAAGTGttttaaaaacataatttaGTGTAATATGTTGAAATGTATTCTCTTATGAGTTCTGTACGAGATATACCTGACCAACTTGCTTCATGAAATCCATTATGAGGGGACGGGTTCCAATACCAGTGGACCAAACAGCCATGCCATAAGGCACAGCAATCTCTCCAGTTGCAGAATTAGTCATAGTGATAGCCTTATCAGACACCTTCACAACCTTAAAATTCGTCTTCAAATCTATGCCTGTCCTCTTGAATTTATCTTCAGCAAATTGGGTAATTCTCTTGTCAAACCTGCATATATAGaacattaaaacttttttttgcaAAGAATATCATAAAACTGCATCAAGAAACAGAATTTTCTGAAATTTGAAGGCCTCctacatatgtaattatcaaCTAAAATGCTTCTGATCGGTAAAACTAAAAGGGTGAAGGTTCAAAATTACTAACATAAAACTAAAAATGTGAATATTTTGCAGTGGTTCAACAAGTACAACAGATCTCAAGGTCTTACATTGTAAGGATATGATCTCCAGCTTCAATTACTGAAATATTCGCATACTTCTTCACATCAGGATACAACTTTGCCAAGTCCTCATTGACAAAGTCATGAAGCTCTGCAGCAAATTCTACACCAGTTGGGCCACCACCAATAACAACAAAATGAagattcttcttcctctcttcctcagTTAGGTTTGGAAGGGACGCTCTTTCGAAACATTTCAGGACACTCTTCCTAATTTTTTGAGCATCTTCTACTTCCTGACAGAATGCACATGACGATTCAATTCACCATGCAAAATATGTTGCAAAATTGAACAACATAATGGATAACATactaaagaaaaagaagttaTGACGTAAGATGGAACAAGGATATTCTTTGTTTGACAAAGAACAAGTATATGTAAAGATGTAAAAGCAAGTTTGCTGAAGGTAATTCAGACATTGACCAAGAGATAAGCTGAAAGAGTCGTAACTGATAAGATGATAAAATAAAACCGAGTTTTGTTACAACAGTTAATTTCTTTCATTAACCTACTGCCTTATTAGTACTGACCTTTAGAAAATGGCAGTTTTCAACAACACCAGGGGTATTGAATGTATTAGGTCTAGCTCCAACACTGACGACCAGGTAATCATAATCTACAACAAATTCACTATTTCCATCTGAGTCTGATCTGCAGTGGATCTTTTTGTTAGTTGGATCAATCTTGTAGCACTCTGCTTCCCAAAATCTAAATGCGCCGCCTCTCTGGAAAATAATGTACATGTAATATTTGTGAGAATTCTTGCATTACAAAATGATGCAATATATCAATAATATAGCTAATTGATTATTAATTCAGTAAGGTCTTACCTTTCTCACAATATTACGGATAGGCTCTACAATACTACGTGCTTCAACTGTGCCACATGTCACACTAGGCAACAAAGGTGTGAAGGTAAAATAGTTGCGAGGTGATACGACATGAACATCGTACAAGGAAGTGTCAATATTTCTCAAGAAACTTGCGCCTGCCCAACCAGTTCCAACGATAACCACCCTCTTCTTGCCAGTTCCATCATTTATTTGAAGTACTTGATTATCCTGGCAAGCATAAGTCAAAGAACCAACACTGCAAAGATATTTGAATAAAAGGTGTGTGAGAGGAGAGACTCAGAGTCCTGAAATATAtacaatataaaatattatgaaaactAATAATAAGAGTGCATTTGCCATCTCAGTGAGTTTTAAGTTGCATTTACTAGTTTTTGATTTGCCAATGAATACCAACTAATGAACTTATCAGAGCCATAACAGAACATGTAAATAAAAATTTCTTCCAGCTATAATGAATAGCACACCTCTGCTGCTAGTCTTCTTCACTTTCAAAACAGAAAGAACCACAAGAGAAGTATTCACTAAAATTGCTTGAGACGCTTACAAGATTTTG contains these protein-coding regions:
- the LOC127772741 gene encoding external alternative NAD(P)H-ubiquinone oxidoreductase B3, mitochondrial-like, translated to MSASGGLSLVRRAVEAARRTPRWQKRLLVLTAGVGSLTYACQDNQVLQINDGTGKKRVVIVGTGWAGASFLRNIDTSLYDVHVVSPRNYFTFTPLLPSVTCGTVEARSIVEPIRNIVRKRGGAFRFWEAECYKIDPTNKKIHCRSDSDGNSEFVVDYDYLVVSVGARPNTFNTPGVVENCHFLKEVEDAQKIRKSVLKCFERASLPNLTEEERKKNLHFVVIGGGPTGVEFAAELHDFVNEDLAKLYPDVKKYANISVIEAGDHILTMFDKRITQFAEDKFKRTGIDLKTNFKVVKVSDKAITMTNSATGEIAVPYGMAVWSTGIGTRPLIMDFMKQVGQANRRVLATDEWLRVHGCDDVYALGDCATITQRKVMEDIASIFRVADKDNSGSLTVKKIKNVLGDIYERYPQVELYLKTNQMKDFHDLLKDSDGNAIKESKELNIEEFKKALARVDSQVKMLPATAQVASQEGAYLANCFNKMKYCEENPEGPLRIRGTGRHRFKPFRYRHLGQFAPLGGEQTAAQLPGDWIHVGHSTQWLWYSVYASKQFSWRTRMLVVSDWGRRFIYGRDSSSL